Proteins encoded together in one Mycolicibacter minnesotensis window:
- a CDS encoding 3-ketosteroid-delta-1-dehydrogenase: MTDPRDLTVDLLVIGSGTGMAAALAAHEAGLSTLIVEKTSQVGGSTARSGGAFWMPANPILVGAGSDDTPAAGRTYLDQVIGEETSHDRAHAFLQYGSATVEMLRRTTPMKFQWAKGYSDYHPETPGGSAVGRTCECRPFNTARLGPELKRLRPGVMKSSFPMPVTGADYRWLNLMVRMPRKSWPRILLRAFQGIGGLALRRRYAAGGQALAAGMFAGVLRAGIPVWTDTAVTDLLNDGDRVTGAVVQHNGRPVTVTARRGVVLACGGFDHLMSWRHKFQSERLDEHASLGAEGNTGDAIRLAQDLCGADIALMDQAWWFPAFAPLPGGEPTVMLAERSLPGCLLVDQTGQRFVNEAIDYMTFGQKVLERERAGNPVEVMWMVFDQKYRNSYLMAAELFPRMPIPATWYDAGIAHRADDLPTLARAIGVDPSAFEATMERFNRLAQAGVDTDFGRGTSAYDRYYGDPTLAPNPNLRALKSGPFYAVKVVLSDLGTCGGLRTDVRGQVLREDGSAIDGLYAIGNTAANAFGASYPGAGATIGQGLVFGYIAARHAAGKLD; the protein is encoded by the coding sequence GTGACTGATCCACGCGACCTCACCGTCGACTTACTCGTTATCGGCTCCGGCACCGGGATGGCGGCTGCACTGGCCGCGCACGAGGCGGGCCTGTCGACGCTGATCGTGGAGAAGACCTCCCAGGTCGGCGGGTCGACCGCACGCTCGGGCGGCGCGTTCTGGATGCCCGCCAATCCGATCCTGGTAGGCGCAGGTTCCGACGACACGCCTGCCGCCGGCCGCACCTACCTGGACCAGGTGATCGGTGAGGAGACCTCCCACGATCGCGCGCACGCGTTCCTGCAGTACGGCTCGGCGACCGTGGAGATGCTGCGCCGCACCACCCCGATGAAATTCCAATGGGCCAAGGGCTACTCGGACTACCACCCCGAAACACCCGGAGGCAGCGCAGTCGGTCGCACGTGCGAGTGCCGCCCGTTCAACACGGCACGGCTTGGCCCGGAACTGAAGCGACTGCGTCCCGGCGTGATGAAGTCTTCGTTCCCCATGCCCGTGACCGGGGCGGATTACCGATGGCTCAACCTCATGGTCCGAATGCCGCGAAAGTCGTGGCCCCGCATCCTGCTGCGCGCCTTTCAAGGCATCGGCGGGCTCGCCCTGCGCCGCCGCTACGCCGCGGGAGGCCAGGCGCTGGCGGCCGGAATGTTCGCCGGCGTTCTGCGCGCCGGTATCCCGGTCTGGACCGACACAGCGGTCACGGATCTGCTCAACGACGGCGACCGCGTCACCGGCGCCGTCGTGCAGCACAACGGCAGGCCGGTCACGGTCACTGCCCGGCGCGGCGTCGTGCTGGCCTGTGGCGGCTTCGACCACCTGATGAGCTGGCGGCACAAATTTCAGTCCGAGCGCCTCGACGAACACGCCAGCCTCGGCGCCGAGGGCAACACCGGCGATGCCATCCGGCTGGCACAGGACCTGTGCGGCGCGGACATCGCACTGATGGACCAGGCGTGGTGGTTTCCCGCTTTCGCGCCGCTGCCCGGCGGAGAGCCGACGGTGATGCTCGCCGAACGCTCCCTTCCCGGCTGCCTGTTGGTCGACCAGACCGGCCAGCGTTTCGTCAACGAAGCCATCGACTACATGACCTTCGGTCAGAAGGTGCTCGAACGCGAGCGGGCTGGCAATCCGGTCGAGGTCATGTGGATGGTCTTCGATCAGAAGTACCGCAACAGCTACCTCATGGCAGCCGAGCTGTTCCCGCGCATGCCGATCCCCGCAACGTGGTACGACGCCGGAATCGCGCACCGCGCCGACGATCTGCCGACACTGGCGCGTGCGATCGGTGTCGACCCGTCGGCCTTCGAGGCCACCATGGAGCGGTTCAACCGGTTGGCCCAAGCGGGTGTGGACACCGACTTCGGCCGCGGCACGAGCGCATACGATCGCTACTACGGCGATCCGACACTGGCCCCCAACCCCAACCTGCGGGCCCTGAAGTCCGGACCGTTCTACGCCGTGAAGGTCGTTCTCAGCGACCTGGGTACCTGCGGCGGTCTTCGCACCGACGTCCGCGGCCAGGTACTGCGCGAGGACGGATCGGCGATCGACGGGCTCTACGCGATCGGCAATACCGCGGCCAACGCATTCGGCGCGAGCTATCCGGGAGCCGGCGCGACCATCGGCCAGGGCCTCGTGTTCGGATACATCGCGGCCCGGCATGCCGCGGGCAAGCTCGACTGA
- a CDS encoding PadR family transcriptional regulator translates to MSEATDNAPDTLSVSPTGWALLGMLSGGDELSGYDIKKWFNWTIRFFYSSPAYSQIYSELKRLEQQRLVTSRVDAGVRSRRMYKITDSGLTAVTRWANDEPVEPPSLKHNPLMRVILGHLMNPGRLRDVLTAHVAHAEQMHRAAATEVRWAAEEPAWSYARLALRWSEDYYAAERELALRMIKDLDEVEETFAKSSQEGQDGTKFPVRDYWYEVERRIAAEDDLD, encoded by the coding sequence GTGAGCGAAGCCACCGACAACGCCCCCGACACGCTGAGCGTGTCGCCTACGGGATGGGCGTTGTTGGGGATGCTGTCGGGCGGAGACGAGCTTTCGGGCTACGACATCAAGAAGTGGTTCAACTGGACTATCCGGTTCTTCTACTCCAGTCCGGCATACAGCCAGATCTATTCGGAGCTCAAGCGGCTTGAGCAGCAGCGTCTGGTCACTTCTCGCGTAGACGCCGGTGTTCGCAGCAGGCGGATGTACAAGATCACCGATTCCGGCCTGACTGCGGTGACGCGGTGGGCCAACGATGAGCCGGTCGAACCGCCGAGCCTCAAACACAACCCGCTGATGCGTGTCATTCTCGGTCACCTGATGAATCCGGGCCGGCTCAGGGACGTTCTCACCGCGCACGTCGCCCACGCTGAGCAGATGCATCGCGCGGCGGCAACCGAGGTGCGCTGGGCGGCTGAGGAACCGGCGTGGTCCTACGCGCGGCTGGCGCTGCGGTGGTCCGAGGACTACTACGCGGCCGAACGGGAACTGGCGCTGCGGATGATCAAAGACCTGGACGAGGTCGAGGAGACCTTTGCCAAGAGCAGCCAGGAAGGGCAGGACGGGACCAAGTTCCCGGTGCGCGACTACTGGTATGAGGTCGAACGGCGGATTGCCGCCGAAGACGATCTGGACTGA
- a CDS encoding flavin reductase family protein has protein sequence MSDKATQTPPGDLLIPLAPEMRRVLGHFCTGVAVITAHDGSRPLGFTCQSVTSVSLDPPYISFCPANTSSTWPLIRNVGRLCVNILSEQQGDVCTQFAVGGSDKFSGVTWFPGVNGSPGLEGTLAAIEADVEFEHEAGDHTIVIARVTGLRAHQERAPLLFYRGGFGGYSGFDGGRNG, from the coding sequence ATGTCCGACAAAGCCACCCAAACCCCACCCGGTGACCTGCTCATACCGCTCGCTCCGGAGATGCGTCGCGTCCTGGGGCACTTCTGCACCGGCGTCGCCGTCATCACCGCACATGACGGAAGCCGCCCCCTCGGTTTCACCTGCCAATCGGTGACCTCGGTGTCCCTGGACCCGCCCTACATCTCGTTCTGCCCGGCCAACACCTCGAGTACCTGGCCCCTGATCCGGAACGTCGGGCGCCTGTGCGTCAACATCCTGTCGGAGCAGCAAGGCGACGTGTGCACACAGTTCGCCGTCGGTGGAAGCGACAAGTTCAGCGGAGTGACGTGGTTCCCAGGAGTCAACGGATCGCCCGGATTGGAGGGCACGCTCGCTGCGATCGAAGCCGACGTGGAGTTCGAGCACGAGGCCGGCGACCACACAATTGTGATTGCACGGGTGACCGGTCTGCGAGCCCACCAGGAACGAGCGCCCCTGTTGTTCTACCGCGGCGGCTTCGGCGGCTACAGCGGCTTCGACGGCGGCCGCAATGGGTGA
- a CDS encoding FAD-binding protein — translation MGDFDSVFDVVVAGSGGGIAGAYTAAREGLSVLLVEATDQFGGTTAYSGGGGVWYPCNPALKRAGSDDTIDDALDYFHAVVGDRTPRDLQEAYVRGGAGFIEYLEQDPGFEFVAFPWPDYYGAVPGARNDGYRHAVPVPLPDQELGRYRGSVRGPLDAERLGAPAPELLMGGRALVGRFLAALDKFPNARCWLNAPLSELIVDGGTVVGAVIEHDGEPVRVQARRGVLLASGGFEQNAAMRAHYHVPGDAKDTMGAPGNLGASHRAAMAIGADVDLMDQAWWSPGMIHPDGRAAFALWFTGGIFVNQDGRRFVNESAPYDRLGRDVLAQIDSGETTLPFWMVYDDRTDGIPPVGATNVSMVDAAEYHNAGLWHTADTLAELAAAIGVPPANLAATIERFNKQATVAVDEDFGRGDEAYDRVFTEGASPLVPVEKPPFHAAAFGVSDLGTKGGLRTDTRARVLTADGSRVPGLYAAGNTMAAVSGTTYPGGGNPIGASMLFSHFAALDMATREDGC, via the coding sequence ATGGGTGACTTCGACTCGGTCTTCGATGTCGTCGTCGCAGGTTCTGGCGGAGGGATAGCCGGCGCCTACACCGCTGCGCGCGAAGGTCTTTCGGTGCTGCTGGTGGAGGCCACCGACCAATTCGGCGGCACCACCGCCTATTCCGGCGGCGGTGGGGTGTGGTACCCGTGCAATCCCGCTCTGAAACGCGCCGGTAGCGACGACACGATCGATGACGCCCTGGATTACTTCCACGCGGTCGTGGGCGATCGCACTCCCCGCGACCTGCAGGAGGCCTACGTTCGCGGCGGCGCAGGGTTCATCGAATACCTGGAGCAGGACCCGGGATTCGAGTTCGTGGCCTTTCCCTGGCCGGACTATTACGGTGCTGTCCCGGGGGCCCGCAACGACGGCTACCGACACGCCGTTCCGGTGCCGCTCCCCGATCAGGAACTCGGCAGGTACCGCGGCTCGGTGCGCGGACCACTTGACGCCGAACGCCTCGGCGCGCCTGCTCCCGAACTGCTGATGGGCGGTCGCGCGCTGGTCGGTCGATTCCTGGCCGCGCTCGACAAGTTTCCCAATGCCCGCTGCTGGCTCAACGCCCCGCTGTCCGAGTTGATCGTCGATGGCGGCACGGTGGTCGGCGCGGTGATCGAACACGACGGCGAGCCCGTTCGGGTCCAGGCCAGGCGCGGAGTCCTGCTCGCCTCAGGAGGTTTCGAACAGAACGCGGCCATGCGGGCGCACTACCACGTTCCCGGCGACGCAAAGGACACGATGGGCGCACCGGGCAATCTGGGCGCCTCGCACCGCGCCGCCATGGCCATCGGCGCGGACGTCGATCTGATGGACCAGGCGTGGTGGTCTCCGGGAATGATTCATCCGGACGGACGGGCTGCGTTCGCACTCTGGTTCACCGGTGGCATCTTCGTCAACCAAGACGGCCGCCGATTCGTCAACGAGTCGGCCCCCTACGACCGGCTCGGCCGAGACGTGTTGGCGCAGATAGATTCCGGCGAGACCACCTTGCCGTTCTGGATGGTCTACGACGACCGCACCGACGGCATTCCCCCGGTTGGCGCCACCAATGTCTCGATGGTCGACGCCGCCGAGTACCACAACGCGGGTCTATGGCACACCGCGGACACCCTCGCCGAACTCGCCGCGGCCATCGGCGTTCCGCCGGCGAACCTGGCCGCCACGATCGAGCGTTTCAACAAACAGGCAACTGTAGCCGTGGACGAGGATTTCGGGCGCGGCGATGAGGCATATGATCGCGTCTTCACCGAAGGGGCCTCACCGCTGGTCCCCGTCGAGAAGCCGCCGTTCCACGCGGCCGCGTTCGGTGTTTCCGATCTGGGCACCAAAGGCGGGTTGCGCACCGACACGCGCGCCAGGGTGCTGACCGCCGACGGTTCCCGCGTGCCCGGGCTCTACGCCGCCGGGAACACGATGGCTGCGGTCAGCGGGACCACCTACCCTGGTGGGGGCAACCCGATCGGCGCCTCCATGTTGTTCAGCCATTTCGCCGCGCTGGACATGGCCACCCGGGAGGACGGGTGCTGA
- a CDS encoding PaaI family thioesterase, with protein MNGEITPEDVQRSEAVYEPLTRSLRELIDVTIRSRVSETDARKAHALIEEACELLGSRLDPDPFGVRFTTEGQALNWGNVAIGMRNAIAPPLQVVRDEAGGRASVDLVLGAAYEGPPGQVHGGVCALVLDHLLGATAHRRNEPAFTGTLTLRYVAPTPLGSLRAESWVERDDGGKTFAAGHLLDAQGRITVQAEGIFIRPKRPA; from the coding sequence CTGAACGGTGAGATCACACCGGAAGACGTGCAACGCTCGGAGGCCGTTTACGAACCGTTGACCCGATCGCTGCGCGAACTCATCGACGTCACGATCCGCAGCCGGGTAAGCGAGACCGACGCGCGCAAAGCGCACGCTTTGATCGAAGAGGCGTGCGAACTTCTGGGGTCCCGACTGGACCCCGACCCGTTCGGCGTGCGCTTTACGACCGAGGGACAGGCGCTGAACTGGGGAAATGTAGCGATCGGTATGCGCAACGCGATAGCTCCTCCGCTGCAGGTCGTCCGCGACGAGGCGGGCGGACGAGCGAGTGTCGATCTGGTGCTGGGCGCGGCCTACGAGGGGCCGCCGGGGCAGGTGCACGGCGGCGTGTGCGCGCTGGTCCTCGATCACCTGCTCGGCGCCACCGCCCACCGGCGCAACGAACCGGCCTTCACCGGCACACTGACCCTGCGCTACGTGGCGCCCACTCCCCTGGGCAGCCTGCGGGCGGAATCCTGGGTGGAGCGCGACGATGGCGGAAAGACCTTCGCTGCCGGTCATCTCCTCGATGCACAGGGACGCATCACCGTCCAGGCCGAGGGCATCTTCATCAGGCCCAAGCGGCCCGCGTGA
- a CDS encoding Rv2253/PknI dimerization domain-containing protein, giving the protein MPRWSAAAAAFAAAALADTASGATAQADHPDWGINGTYTATSNGEWARKNDFFYEQASRRSTWTVNTMCSYPGECTGTVSSDENWTAPIYSKSSVWYVKHPIDNWIPCPDGSTAPGLQTFRFKAMTLEGANADPASTTLVGEDTTTGPSGACGASKAVYINMPFKLVKVG; this is encoded by the coding sequence ATGCCACGTTGGTCCGCAGCCGCGGCTGCCTTCGCTGCGGCGGCCCTGGCCGATACCGCCTCCGGCGCCACCGCCCAGGCCGATCATCCCGACTGGGGCATCAACGGCACCTACACCGCCACCTCCAACGGCGAATGGGCGCGGAAGAACGACTTCTTCTACGAACAGGCCAGCCGGCGCAGCACGTGGACGGTCAACACCATGTGCAGTTACCCGGGCGAGTGCACCGGGACCGTGAGCAGCGACGAGAACTGGACGGCGCCGATCTATTCGAAGAGTTCGGTCTGGTACGTCAAGCACCCCATCGACAACTGGATCCCCTGCCCGGATGGCAGCACCGCGCCGGGATTACAGACCTTTCGGTTCAAGGCGATGACGCTGGAAGGCGCGAACGCCGACCCGGCCTCGACGACGCTGGTCGGCGAAGACACCACCACCGGCCCCAGCGGGGCCTGTGGGGCGAGCAAAGCGGTCTACATCAACATGCCCTTCAAGCTCGTCAAGGTCGGCTGA
- a CDS encoding MCE family protein — MLTRFVRSQLIIFAIASVIGVSTMVFVYMQAPVLLGIGRISVKLQMPSTGGLYKFSNVTYRGVEVGKVTDIRPTRSGAEVSMSLTSSPKIPADLQANVRSVSAVGEQYVDLVPRTDAGPYLKNGSTIAAENVSLPKPVGPMLDQMSELVSSIPTGKLGLVLDESFQALNGTGNDLSALFENSSELAARLNTVADSTRSLIDDSRPLLDGQAESVDAIQTWARSLAGITEQVAARDSEVRTILRTGPGAADEATRLLDQVKPTLPVLLANLTTVGQIGLVYHPSIEQLLVLLPPYLAATQSYGSSLNNPTGMAISEFSLTLGDPPACSVGFLPPSSWRSPADLSDVDTPDGLYCKLPQDSAIGVRGARNFPCMAQPGKRAPTVEICESDKPFEPLAMRQHATGPYPIDPALIAQGVPPDDRITFGDQIFGPAEAPQAAAPSAPEAIPVPPPAERPGPPAPAPVEGAVPAAPSAYAQRAAGPSVGFATYNPRTGQYAAPDGKVYTQADLVRPGAQHWQDMLPK, encoded by the coding sequence ATGCTGACCCGTTTCGTTCGTAGCCAATTGATCATCTTCGCGATCGCTTCGGTGATCGGCGTCAGCACAATGGTCTTCGTCTACATGCAGGCTCCGGTGCTGCTCGGCATCGGGCGAATCTCGGTGAAGCTTCAGATGCCTTCGACCGGGGGGCTGTACAAGTTCTCCAACGTGACCTACCGGGGCGTGGAGGTGGGCAAGGTCACCGACATCCGGCCCACCCGAAGCGGCGCCGAAGTGTCGATGTCGTTGACGTCCTCCCCGAAGATCCCCGCCGACCTGCAGGCCAACGTGCGCAGCGTCTCCGCGGTCGGTGAACAGTACGTCGATCTGGTACCGCGTACCGATGCCGGTCCCTATCTCAAGAACGGCTCCACCATCGCCGCCGAGAACGTGTCGCTGCCGAAACCGGTCGGGCCGATGCTCGATCAGATGAGCGAGCTGGTGAGCAGCATCCCCACCGGCAAACTGGGCCTCGTTCTCGACGAATCCTTCCAGGCGCTCAACGGAACCGGCAACGATCTGAGCGCCTTGTTCGAGAATTCCAGTGAGCTGGCCGCCCGCCTCAACACGGTCGCCGACAGCACGCGCAGTTTGATCGACGACAGTCGGCCGTTGTTGGACGGTCAAGCCGAGAGCGTGGATGCGATCCAGACGTGGGCCCGCAGCCTGGCGGGAATCACCGAACAGGTGGCTGCCCGTGACTCGGAGGTCCGGACCATATTGCGCACCGGCCCGGGCGCAGCCGACGAAGCGACTCGCCTGCTCGACCAGGTCAAGCCGACACTGCCGGTGCTGCTGGCCAATCTGACCACCGTCGGCCAGATCGGCCTCGTCTACCATCCATCGATCGAGCAGCTGCTGGTGTTGTTGCCGCCCTATCTGGCCGCCACCCAGTCCTACGGGTCTTCGCTGAACAACCCTACGGGCATGGCAATTTCGGAGTTCAGCCTGACGCTCGGCGACCCGCCGGCCTGTTCGGTCGGCTTCCTGCCGCCGTCGTCGTGGCGTTCGCCGGCGGACCTGAGCGACGTGGACACGCCCGACGGCCTGTACTGCAAACTCCCACAGGACTCCGCGATCGGGGTGCGCGGTGCGCGGAACTTCCCGTGCATGGCTCAGCCCGGCAAGCGCGCGCCGACGGTGGAGATCTGCGAGAGCGACAAGCCGTTCGAGCCGTTGGCGATGCGCCAGCACGCCACGGGTCCGTATCCGATCGATCCGGCATTGATCGCCCAGGGCGTTCCTCCGGACGACCGGATCACCTTCGGGGATCAGATCTTCGGGCCCGCTGAGGCTCCGCAAGCGGCCGCTCCGAGCGCACCGGAGGCGATCCCGGTGCCGCCGCCGGCCGAGCGGCCGGGGCCGCCGGCTCCGGCGCCGGTCGAGGGCGCCGTGCCCGCCGCACCGAGTGCTTACGCCCAACGCGCCGCCGGACCCTCGGTGGGATTTGCCACCTACAACCCGCGCACCGGCCAGTACGCGGCGCCCGACGGCAAGGTGTACACCCAGGCCGATCTGGTCCGCCCGGGCGCCCAGCATTGGCAAGACATGCTGCCGAAGTAA
- a CDS encoding MCE family protein, protein MRTRSIRRLAALACTAVLLTSGCTFEGLNSLPLPGTVGTGSGAVTYQVQIANVGTLESNSPVMVNDVVVGAIRRMTVDNWHANVEISVRPDVVIPANAVAAVGQTSLLGSMHLALDPPLGEAPTGRLQPGTTIALSKSSTYPSTEQTLSSLSVVVNGGGLTRIGDIVHNFNAALNGRQVQIRDLLTRMNTVVTMLDNQHDNIIATVSSLNRMAQTFAGQREVLTAALNRIPGALEVLNRQRPRLVTALDRLGGFSATANQLLNDSQADIVRNLENLEPTVRALADVGPDLMTALSYLPTYPYTQEFIDRGIRGDYMNQFIVFDFTIPRLKSGILLGTRWGEPGASFVPAPGDPWYNTYTRDPLKAPLGPPPTELATLPPLTTTEMDGSQASPPPAQGGN, encoded by the coding sequence ATGAGAACCAGGTCCATCCGGAGACTTGCCGCACTCGCGTGCACCGCGGTCCTGCTCACCTCGGGATGCACATTCGAGGGACTCAACTCGCTGCCGTTGCCCGGCACGGTGGGAACCGGTTCCGGCGCCGTCACCTACCAGGTGCAGATCGCGAATGTCGGTACATTGGAATCGAATTCACCCGTCATGGTCAACGATGTGGTGGTCGGTGCGATTCGCCGGATGACCGTCGACAACTGGCATGCGAACGTCGAGATCTCGGTTCGGCCCGACGTGGTGATTCCCGCCAACGCGGTCGCCGCCGTGGGACAGACCAGCCTGCTGGGCTCGATGCATCTGGCCCTGGATCCTCCGCTGGGCGAAGCGCCCACCGGACGACTGCAGCCCGGCACCACCATCGCGCTGTCGAAATCCTCGACCTACCCCTCCACCGAGCAGACCCTGTCGTCACTGTCGGTGGTCGTCAACGGCGGTGGGCTCACCCGCATCGGCGACATCGTCCACAACTTCAACGCCGCCCTCAACGGGCGTCAGGTTCAGATCCGCGATCTGCTGACCCGGATGAACACCGTGGTGACCATGCTGGACAACCAGCACGACAACATCATCGCCACGGTCTCGTCACTGAACCGGATGGCCCAGACGTTCGCTGGGCAGCGAGAGGTCCTCACCGCCGCCCTGAACCGCATCCCCGGCGCCCTCGAAGTGCTGAACAGGCAGCGGCCACGACTGGTCACCGCACTGGACAGACTGGGTGGATTCAGCGCGACCGCAAACCAACTCCTCAACGACTCACAGGCCGACATCGTCCGAAACCTCGAGAATCTCGAGCCGACCGTGCGCGCGTTGGCCGATGTGGGACCGGACCTGATGACCGCGCTGTCGTACCTGCCCACCTACCCGTACACGCAGGAATTCATCGACCGCGGCATCCGCGGCGACTACATGAACCAGTTCATCGTGTTCGACTTCACGATTCCCCGCCTGAAGAGCGGCATACTCCTCGGAACCCGGTGGGGTGAGCCCGGCGCATCGTTCGTACCGGCGCCCGGGGATCCCTGGTACAACACCTACACTCGGGATCCGCTGAAGGCGCCGCTGGGCCCGCCTCCCACCGAGTTGGCGACGCTGCCCCCGCTCACCACTACTGAGATGGACGGCAGCCAGGCTTCCCCACCACCGGCGCAAGGCGGCAACTGA
- a CDS encoding MCE family protein: MSAGVRLDRRARKLLAAGMVVLAAAALAFVGYQKFVGPRTIIAYFTSATAIYPGDEVRVVGVRVGTIKSIEPLGTRARITLAVDRAVPIPADAQAIIVAPNLVSSRYVQLTPAYESSPEASGATMPDGAEIAEDRTAVPVEWDEIKEQLTRLAADLGPSSGVSNTSLGRFIDTTADAMSGNGARLRETITQLADVGRVLGRGSGDIAGVITNLQTFVAALRDSNTQIVQFQDRLADVTSVIDGSRSDLDSAINELSGVVGKIQRFIAGSRAQTAEQLERLADVTQVLADNSMVVKNVLHAAPNALVNGYNIYNPDTGGPRGSFAMNNFANPVATICSAIAAVENVTAEASGKACAQYLGPALRLMNFNYLPLPFNAYLGPAPKNVIYSDPALAPGGGGTAPAPQEIPPAVSAYTGAGDVPPPPGWTDPSHPPGAYAPDGLPAQRHPALYPGAPIPPGVPAPPPPVPSASDVTELLLPGGAGLSSPGGTP, encoded by the coding sequence ATGAGCGCCGGGGTGCGTCTCGATCGGCGGGCCAGAAAGCTCCTGGCCGCCGGTATGGTGGTTTTGGCGGCCGCCGCCCTGGCGTTCGTCGGCTATCAGAAGTTCGTGGGCCCCAGGACGATCATCGCCTACTTCACATCGGCGACGGCCATCTATCCCGGCGACGAGGTCCGGGTGGTCGGTGTGCGGGTCGGCACCATCAAATCCATCGAGCCCTTGGGAACTCGCGCCCGGATAACCCTGGCCGTAGATCGCGCCGTGCCCATTCCCGCGGATGCCCAGGCCATCATCGTGGCACCCAACCTGGTCTCCTCCCGGTACGTGCAGCTGACGCCCGCCTACGAGTCGAGTCCAGAGGCTAGTGGCGCCACCATGCCCGACGGTGCCGAGATCGCCGAAGACCGAACCGCTGTTCCGGTCGAATGGGACGAGATCAAGGAGCAGCTCACCCGCCTTGCCGCCGACTTGGGCCCGTCCAGCGGAGTGTCGAACACCTCACTGGGGCGCTTTATCGACACCACCGCCGACGCCATGTCGGGCAACGGCGCGAGGCTGCGCGAGACCATCACTCAGTTGGCGGACGTCGGCAGGGTCCTCGGAAGGGGCAGCGGCGACATCGCCGGGGTCATCACGAATCTCCAGACATTCGTCGCCGCATTGCGTGACAGCAACACCCAGATCGTCCAATTTCAGGACCGCCTCGCCGACGTCACCAGCGTGATCGACGGCAGCCGGTCCGATCTCGACTCCGCCATCAACGAACTCTCGGGTGTTGTGGGCAAGATCCAGCGGTTCATCGCCGGTTCCCGTGCGCAGACCGCCGAACAGCTCGAACGACTGGCGGATGTGACGCAGGTGCTGGCCGACAACAGCATGGTGGTCAAGAACGTTCTGCACGCCGCGCCCAATGCTCTGGTCAATGGCTACAACATCTACAACCCGGACACCGGCGGTCCCCGCGGGTCGTTTGCGATGAACAATTTCGCTAACCCGGTCGCGACCATCTGCTCGGCCATCGCAGCGGTCGAGAATGTCACCGCCGAGGCGTCGGGCAAGGCATGCGCCCAGTATTTGGGACCTGCGCTGCGGCTGATGAACTTCAACTATCTCCCGCTGCCCTTCAACGCCTATCTGGGGCCCGCCCCCAAGAACGTGATCTACTCCGATCCCGCTCTGGCACCCGGAGGAGGGGGGACCGCGCCGGCTCCGCAGGAGATACCGCCGGCGGTCTCGGCCTATACCGGGGCCGGCGATGTGCCACCCCCTCCCGGATGGACCGATCCATCGCATCCGCCCGGGGCGTACGCACCAGACGGCTTGCCCGCGCAGCGGCACCCGGCCCTGTATCCGGGTGCGCCCATTCCTCCCGGGGTACCGGCGCCACCGCCTCCGGTGCCATCGGCGTCGGACGTCACCGAGCTGTTGCTGCCCGGCGGAGCCGGCCTATCGAGCCCGGGAGGTACGCCGTGA